One window of the Haloarcula halobia genome contains the following:
- a CDS encoding Cdc6/Cdc18 family protein, which yields MSRFKTESTIFSSEEAFRDEYREDLFVERDEIVDNYIRLLQPILRNRSPPNIFVSGERGTGKTSTTKYVLDLLEKELAGADRTLSTVSVTSSQGSKSYQMLIKVVNELRAKYGDEDEEQLPKTGNSYDKVKSELDNQLARLTGVLYVVIDEADDICEPDKFFNDLSRIHERAGLSNLDIGIIGIANDGHVLDELKPATRSTLQFKELVFASFTTSELREILRKHGEIGFCDGVLSKKIIELSAAKCSRMGGDVRDGLELLSHAGDIARMRIEAEEQSNSEPREITEEDVEKAEKEIVPAWVSTAIQNLGDNHCRILYIIGSAAAQGKTPLRTSEVQGALSSMFGCDYSTRHIQEHLRSLTERGLLSRSHTNNGRQEVDGGSYNKYGLGVELLRLIEGLSNAEFSGGSYDLIESLCEAVFMNGSLSQSEMDRILNDTVYVSGNSV from the coding sequence ATGTCGCGTTTCAAAACCGAATCCACCATCTTCAGCTCCGAAGAGGCCTTTCGTGACGAATATCGTGAAGACCTCTTCGTTGAGCGTGACGAGATTGTTGACAACTACATTCGCTTGCTCCAGCCAATACTGAGAAATCGCTCTCCACCGAATATCTTCGTGAGCGGTGAGCGTGGAACTGGAAAGACATCTACGACAAAATACGTCCTTGATCTGCTTGAAAAGGAACTAGCTGGTGCAGATCGGACATTGTCCACAGTGAGCGTGACCTCATCTCAGGGAAGTAAATCCTACCAGATGCTCATCAAGGTCGTTAACGAGCTACGAGCCAAATATGGTGACGAAGACGAAGAGCAACTCCCTAAGACCGGCAACTCCTATGACAAAGTGAAATCTGAACTGGATAATCAACTGGCTCGGCTAACCGGTGTTCTGTACGTTGTTATTGATGAAGCTGATGACATCTGCGAGCCGGACAAGTTCTTCAATGACCTGTCCCGAATCCATGAGAGGGCTGGTCTTTCCAACCTGGATATCGGCATCATTGGTATCGCAAACGATGGCCATGTTCTCGATGAACTAAAGCCAGCTACCCGATCAACACTGCAATTCAAGGAGCTCGTATTTGCTTCTTTCACCACCAGTGAACTACGAGAGATACTGAGGAAACATGGAGAGATCGGATTCTGCGACGGGGTGCTCTCGAAGAAAATCATCGAACTGAGTGCAGCAAAGTGTAGTCGAATGGGTGGAGATGTTCGTGATGGACTGGAATTGTTGTCGCACGCTGGCGATATCGCCCGTATGCGTATCGAAGCTGAAGAGCAGTCGAACTCAGAACCGCGAGAAATCACTGAGGAGGATGTTGAGAAAGCGGAGAAAGAAATAGTTCCTGCATGGGTCAGTACTGCTATTCAGAATCTGGGTGACAACCATTGCAGAATACTGTATATCATTGGCAGCGCAGCGGCCCAAGGGAAGACACCACTTAGAACGTCAGAGGTACAGGGAGCATTGAGCAGTATGTTTGGATGCGATTATTCAACACGTCACATCCAAGAGCATCTGCGGAGCCTTACCGAACGGGGTCTCTTGAGCAGATCCCACACCAACAACGGTCGCCAAGAGGTAGACGGGGGAAGCTATAACAAGTATGGGCTCGGAGTTGAGCTTCTGAGGTTGATTGAAGGATTGAGTAATGCTGAATTCTCTGGTGGTTCGTACGATCTGATAGAGAGTCTGTGTGAGGCAGTATTTATGAACGGAAGCCTTTCTCAATCAGAGATGGATCGCATCTTGAATGACACAGTATACGTATCCGGGAACTCTGTGTGA
- a CDS encoding DUF7344 domain-containing protein: MSLLQKLKDTVSQPTNRPVNTSITPDDAYKAVSNERRRRVLGFLSEHDVGETVSVSDLADRLSNGENRTACYVALIQSHMIVLSTKDGIGAVDYDTQAKTVTVRPEVFVLHQAAKAFETELN; this comes from the coding sequence ATGAGTCTGCTTCAGAAACTGAAAGATACTGTATCGCAACCAACCAACAGGCCGGTCAATACATCGATTACCCCGGACGATGCCTACAAAGCTGTCAGTAATGAACGCAGACGTCGTGTTCTCGGATTTCTCTCAGAGCACGATGTCGGCGAGACAGTTTCTGTATCTGATCTTGCCGACCGGTTATCCAACGGAGAAAACCGTACAGCCTGCTACGTTGCCCTAATCCAGAGCCATATGATTGTCCTATCGACAAAAGACGGTATTGGGGCTGTAGACTACGATACACAGGCGAAAACTGTGACTGTGCGTCCGGAGGTGTTTGTGCTGCACCAAGCAGCCAAGGCGTTCGAAACCGAACTCAACTAA
- a CDS encoding Eco57I restriction-modification methylase domain-containing protein: protein MSSRRSRSTPTEFTLQDLQTSVPDDIPLQLGNKIQDIVAKLRQRIDGDDLKDILKNGTLLTSAHDQKGQAPEEFTKNVIIEQLFEELNFPYAHQEVNTPAEDEDQWVDYSVPLDDYPNIDSTQLLIEAEPINKRLDQQKHGIGQVKGWLHHEPFESDFGMVTDGLRWILLKKDPDTHTINKISSIDLTPVFIALFEDQATNKSDAEDVLSEEHLQTLEEFYRTFYFDNFTNIASGVQSIIRRKKKEITESFYDGYIEIVFGITDEDSDGRDTDRCLVADGLDSPASAGEEERRLFSVQLMNRLVFIKFLEDTGVVDDALLNEVKQAHEDGEHLGDFYSTFIQPLVYDVFNKPKGKRPDKIQERSTYRDIPYLNGGLFRANIEDEEKFTVSDAVLLNIIDLLEDYEFSTTGGPDELDPSVLGTVFEKTINYLAGETGAQKDLGAYYTPDNITRYTADRSVKEGLLTEFKQTLQQDWGWREGEIARYDDIHELVDALSPNEDQIDSLIATVDDFRVLDPACGSGHFLTSVLNEIVAIRRSLYEKHSDSPANHTLKKRTVLANLYGVDIVGPGVEITKLRLWLSIMADLSETDLDDLDPGELALPNVAFNIREGNSLIGYTDTQRLQIEDENDEHQQSPLSEWTEKSVEELVEERQELVNEYKQLYGEDAHDIEDEIQELDTEYNSTLNEKLLDDLRNADVSFEHEMDTVEAPDLPGKAIEKISIEFEDALSDSRKEELDDEFRDAKGLRINKGKDGYVSMTLSNKYVIRTPEGRLQQILDRVEGNIEEFEIFRYLTEEDLEDVEYLHWPLEFYEVFQDGGFDVAIGNPPYGIDISEAESALGNYPDENHSSMVFASRSEHLTRSGGQVSFVVPKALTYAYRWADARNHLLETDLDYLIDLREAFDGVKQEQIILMFSSTDVDDDIVVGRRNDNGSNTEFFEQGYQQSAFDEDGFYMWVDEENEDILKKLSEYDTFDDVEFAEATKGIDAFKSYLTGDPSDLLAYRGDDIGQFRFVSESYLDSDIKKRSNFHLAGKGKEKVVFQRILAHITDPTDRIVIQCAVDYDGATIPDTSIHAIPKNHSVELLCGLMNSSLFAWYAYTRIYNRAIRSMDLTPIYFGRLPAPPQDDEHLIETIEECTKQIQSCGPSDRQQILDAYSELNDAVYDLYKLNDEERQVLESNTPPHEGTLLNW, encoded by the coding sequence ATGAGTTCTCGGCGGTCTCGATCTACACCGACAGAATTCACGCTCCAAGACCTCCAAACATCTGTCCCCGACGATATACCCCTCCAGCTCGGAAACAAAATCCAGGACATTGTCGCTAAACTACGCCAACGCATCGATGGCGACGACCTGAAAGATATACTCAAAAATGGGACTCTCCTCACCTCGGCCCACGATCAGAAAGGCCAGGCCCCAGAGGAGTTCACAAAAAATGTCATTATCGAACAGCTGTTCGAGGAGCTCAACTTCCCGTACGCACATCAGGAAGTCAATACCCCAGCAGAAGATGAAGACCAATGGGTAGACTACAGCGTTCCGCTTGACGACTACCCAAACATAGACTCCACCCAGCTTCTGATCGAAGCAGAACCCATCAACAAGCGCCTCGACCAACAAAAACACGGGATTGGTCAAGTGAAGGGATGGCTCCATCACGAACCATTCGAGAGTGACTTCGGCATGGTGACGGACGGTCTGCGGTGGATTCTCCTGAAAAAAGACCCCGACACGCACACGATTAATAAAATCAGTAGTATAGACCTCACTCCCGTATTTATCGCGCTATTTGAAGACCAGGCAACGAATAAATCGGACGCTGAGGATGTCCTTTCTGAGGAACACCTTCAAACGCTTGAAGAGTTCTATCGTACGTTCTATTTTGACAATTTCACCAACATCGCATCTGGTGTTCAGTCGATAATCCGCCGGAAAAAGAAGGAGATCACTGAGTCTTTCTATGACGGATATATTGAGATTGTCTTCGGAATCACCGATGAAGACAGCGACGGACGCGACACCGACAGATGCCTCGTAGCAGATGGGCTTGATTCACCAGCAAGCGCGGGCGAAGAGGAACGGAGACTATTCTCTGTTCAATTAATGAACCGCCTGGTTTTCATCAAATTCCTTGAGGACACTGGTGTTGTTGATGATGCTCTGTTGAATGAGGTGAAACAAGCACACGAAGACGGCGAGCATCTTGGTGACTTCTATTCCACATTTATTCAACCGTTAGTGTATGACGTTTTCAATAAACCCAAAGGAAAGCGACCCGACAAAATCCAAGAGCGTTCCACGTATCGAGATATCCCGTATCTGAACGGTGGTTTATTCCGAGCTAACATTGAGGACGAAGAGAAATTCACTGTTTCGGACGCTGTCCTGCTCAATATTATTGATTTGCTGGAGGATTATGAGTTCTCAACTACTGGTGGGCCCGACGAGCTTGATCCGAGTGTGCTCGGGACAGTTTTTGAGAAAACAATAAATTATCTGGCCGGAGAAACTGGTGCTCAGAAGGATCTCGGGGCGTACTACACTCCAGACAATATCACCCGATATACCGCAGACAGGTCGGTAAAAGAGGGGTTGTTGACTGAATTTAAACAGACGCTGCAACAGGATTGGGGTTGGCGCGAAGGCGAAATAGCTCGATATGACGATATCCACGAACTGGTCGATGCACTGTCACCCAATGAAGACCAGATTGACTCTCTAATCGCAACTGTGGATGATTTCCGTGTTCTTGACCCTGCATGTGGGAGTGGACACTTTTTGACGTCTGTACTGAATGAAATTGTAGCGATTCGTCGCTCTCTGTACGAGAAGCACAGTGACTCCCCAGCTAACCATACTCTAAAGAAACGAACGGTGCTTGCGAACCTGTACGGTGTTGATATTGTCGGGCCAGGTGTCGAGATCACTAAATTACGCCTTTGGCTTTCAATCATGGCTGATCTCTCTGAGACCGATCTCGATGATTTAGACCCGGGTGAACTCGCGCTACCCAACGTGGCGTTCAACATTCGGGAGGGGAACTCATTGATTGGGTACACTGACACCCAACGTTTGCAAATTGAGGATGAGAATGACGAGCATCAGCAGTCCCCACTTAGCGAATGGACAGAGAAGTCTGTTGAGGAACTCGTTGAGGAACGACAAGAGCTGGTGAACGAGTACAAACAACTGTATGGTGAGGACGCACACGACATCGAGGACGAAATCCAAGAGCTGGATACGGAATATAACTCCACACTGAACGAGAAACTCCTTGATGACCTACGGAATGCTGATGTGTCGTTCGAGCATGAGATGGATACCGTTGAAGCGCCGGATCTGCCGGGAAAAGCCATCGAAAAAATCTCGATAGAATTTGAGGACGCATTAAGTGATAGTCGGAAAGAGGAACTTGACGACGAGTTCCGTGATGCGAAGGGCCTTCGAATCAACAAGGGGAAAGATGGCTACGTCTCGATGACGCTCAGCAACAAGTACGTCATCCGCACCCCCGAGGGCCGTCTTCAACAGATACTCGATAGGGTTGAGGGGAATATCGAAGAATTCGAAATCTTCCGGTATTTGACCGAAGAGGACTTAGAAGACGTGGAGTACCTTCACTGGCCACTGGAGTTCTATGAAGTGTTCCAAGATGGTGGGTTCGACGTAGCCATTGGAAACCCACCATATGGCATCGATATTTCAGAGGCCGAATCTGCACTGGGTAACTACCCGGACGAGAACCACTCATCCATGGTGTTCGCCTCACGATCTGAACACCTCACCCGCAGTGGTGGACAAGTCTCATTCGTTGTTCCGAAGGCACTCACGTACGCGTACCGGTGGGCCGACGCTCGCAACCATCTCTTGGAAACAGACCTCGACTACCTGATTGACCTCCGCGAAGCGTTCGACGGTGTCAAACAAGAGCAAATCATTCTGATGTTCTCGTCCACCGACGTAGATGATGATATTGTCGTCGGTCGGCGCAACGATAACGGCAGTAACACTGAGTTCTTCGAGCAAGGGTACCAGCAGTCTGCCTTCGATGAAGATGGATTCTATATGTGGGTTGACGAGGAGAACGAGGATATTCTCAAAAAACTCAGCGAGTACGATACATTCGATGATGTCGAGTTTGCAGAGGCAACAAAGGGAATAGATGCCTTCAAATCGTACCTCACGGGCGACCCGAGCGATTTGCTGGCATATCGAGGTGACGACATTGGCCAGTTCCGATTCGTGAGTGAGAGTTATCTTGACTCGGATATCAAGAAACGCTCGAACTTCCACTTAGCTGGGAAAGGCAAAGAAAAGGTTGTATTCCAGCGTATTCTCGCACACATAACCGACCCGACTGACCGAATTGTCATTCAGTGTGCCGTAGATTATGATGGGGCGACTATTCCAGACACCTCCATTCATGCAATCCCCAAAAATCACTCTGTCGAACTGCTTTGTGGGCTGATGAATTCCAGCTTGTTTGCTTGGTATGCGTACACGAGAATCTACAATCGAGCGATCCGTTCGATGGATTTGACACCGATCTATTTCGGACGTCTTCCGGCCCCTCCCCAGGATGACGAGCATCTCATAGAAACGATTGAGGAATGCACGAAGCAAATCCAAAGTTGTGGGCCTTCAGACCGACAGCAGATTCTGGATGCATATTCGGAACTCAACGACGCTGTTTATGATCTCTACAAGCTCAACGACGAGGAACGACAAGTTCTTGAGTCGAATACCCCACCGCATGAGGGAACGTTACTGAACTGGTGA
- a CDS encoding DUF262 domain-containing protein: MADVRQTKLGELFSSSVFKIPKYQRGYAWDKKEVRDLLEDIEYSYEERTTEEGSNFSHYFGTIVMLDKGIQESETNDFEAYDIIDGQQRMTTVSVLMNCINEQLKSLDEEKVSSDALPAELAKKNRETFVISYDTERIELDSINDRVFASLVVHNEELENIRSETISQRRLINAKREIRSWLEGKREKHVSEDSHDEYYDFLKEVQKIVKTGLEVTQYTVEDETESGRLFEVINDRGKELTNLDKIKSYLVYCSARFDDNELSLDIYRNIGEVLENITKYGGEDSDIETFVRYHWMLFSGELVLARQTNSEYTTVHRRIKHLEKHASLNQPENDVRDWINSYLDSFTSLFCRVLTNKISR; the protein is encoded by the coding sequence ATGGCTGATGTCCGCCAAACTAAATTAGGAGAACTCTTTTCCAGTTCAGTTTTTAAAATCCCTAAATATCAAAGGGGGTACGCTTGGGACAAGAAGGAAGTCCGCGATCTTCTCGAAGACATCGAGTACTCTTACGAAGAACGCACAACCGAAGAGGGAAGCAACTTCTCCCACTACTTTGGTACTATCGTGATGCTTGATAAGGGCATCCAAGAATCTGAAACAAACGATTTTGAAGCCTACGACATCATCGACGGACAACAGAGAATGACAACAGTGTCCGTCCTGATGAACTGTATCAACGAACAGCTCAAATCACTTGATGAAGAGAAAGTGAGTTCAGATGCACTTCCAGCTGAACTCGCTAAAAAGAACCGAGAAACATTCGTTATCTCGTACGACACCGAACGAATCGAACTCGACAGCATCAATGACCGTGTTTTTGCATCTCTTGTTGTCCATAACGAAGAACTAGAAAATATCCGATCAGAAACAATCTCGCAACGCCGACTGATTAACGCAAAACGGGAGATTCGCAGTTGGTTGGAAGGAAAGCGAGAAAAACATGTTTCCGAGGACTCACATGACGAGTATTACGACTTCCTGAAAGAAGTGCAAAAAATCGTCAAGACCGGTCTTGAAGTGACGCAATACACCGTCGAGGACGAAACAGAGTCTGGCCGTCTCTTCGAGGTTATCAACGATAGAGGAAAGGAACTGACGAATCTGGACAAAATCAAAAGCTACCTTGTCTACTGCTCTGCTAGATTCGATGACAACGAACTATCGTTAGACATCTACCGGAATATTGGAGAGGTACTTGAAAACATCACTAAATATGGTGGTGAAGATAGTGATATTGAAACATTCGTCAGATATCACTGGATGCTCTTCTCGGGAGAACTCGTCCTTGCCAGACAGACAAACTCGGAATATACCACCGTCCATCGGCGCATCAAGCACCTCGAAAAGCACGCATCACTCAACCAACCCGAAAATGATGTCCGAGACTGGATTAACTCGTATTTAGACAGCTTTACTTCGCTGTTCTGTCGCGTACTTACAAATAAAATATCCCGATGA
- a CDS encoding HNH endonuclease family protein: MQRHGYWIEWAGRSDHANKIFDGQQSALKFNTLNEAAPKTCKRIESEIGDNCPDTYFMDCLLREDIFDGTDRNDGWTGVRDNEVIRYLLYKYEAHLRGKGSRDDLSQLPQFSQWKSEGITIEHIHPQSAEDDSTDLAETIDTLGNLVLLGPRDNAGASNMQYEEKYEDTYSESKMEMINELPDPEDGWSREKANDRALQIVRFALQEWGGMSTAHVHVQEMPDDVKITPTILRDIAHEVRNYHQERDDDGFTIPSVRFQQERATGSGWVTMNNCPRCDATVVDLHSLEGWEAECSGCETNLKDPVYKFRQSEYLNAI; the protein is encoded by the coding sequence TTGCAACGGCATGGGTATTGGATCGAGTGGGCTGGTCGATCTGACCATGCAAACAAGATATTCGACGGTCAACAGTCTGCACTGAAATTCAACACGCTGAATGAGGCTGCCCCGAAAACGTGCAAGCGTATTGAGTCAGAAATCGGGGACAATTGTCCGGATACCTACTTTATGGATTGTCTCCTCCGTGAGGATATTTTCGATGGAACAGACCGCAATGACGGGTGGACAGGGGTTCGTGATAACGAAGTAATTCGGTATCTTTTGTACAAGTACGAGGCACACCTGCGCGGGAAGGGTAGTCGTGATGACCTCTCGCAGTTGCCGCAGTTCTCGCAATGGAAGTCGGAAGGTATCACTATCGAACATATCCATCCGCAGTCTGCCGAAGATGATAGCACCGACCTTGCAGAGACAATAGATACGTTGGGGAACCTTGTGCTGCTGGGCCCTCGAGACAATGCTGGTGCGAGCAATATGCAGTATGAAGAAAAGTACGAAGATACGTACAGTGAGTCGAAAATGGAGATGATAAACGAACTTCCTGATCCAGAGGACGGCTGGTCTCGGGAGAAGGCGAACGATCGGGCGTTGCAGATCGTACGGTTCGCGCTGCAAGAGTGGGGTGGGATGAGTACTGCTCATGTTCACGTCCAAGAGATGCCTGACGATGTGAAGATCACCCCTACGATTCTTCGAGATATTGCTCACGAAGTCCGGAACTATCACCAAGAGAGAGATGATGATGGTTTCACTATTCCATCAGTGCGGTTTCAGCAGGAGAGGGCCACAGGTAGTGGGTGGGTGACGATGAATAATTGTCCGAGGTGTGATGCCACTGTGGTGGATTTGCATTCGTTGGAAGGTTGGGAGGCTGAATGCAGTGGGTGTGAAACGAATCTGAAAGATCCAGTATACAAGTTCCGTCAGAGTGAGTATCTGAACGCGATATAG
- a CDS encoding GNAT family N-acetyltransferase has product MVTLGDGVILVDGDEVGKFTREENHLKKIEVIPEERNQGYATEALRQYLDIVESRGFDRVTTTPATTPVIRHVFSKLGFRKVENPGIHDFIDGAPEEMYQSCFLKEF; this is encoded by the coding sequence GTGGTTACTCTGGGTGATGGCGTTATTCTAGTTGATGGAGACGAGGTTGGGAAGTTCACCCGCGAGGAGAATCATCTAAAGAAGATCGAGGTGATTCCTGAGGAACGGAATCAAGGCTATGCAACGGAGGCTTTGCGCCAGTATCTCGATATAGTGGAGTCTCGGGGTTTTGATCGTGTTACGACGACTCCTGCGACTACCCCCGTTATCCGGCACGTCTTTTCGAAGTTGGGATTCCGGAAGGTGGAGAACCCGGGTATTCACGATTTTATTGATGGTGCACCGGAGGAGATGTACCAGTCTTGTTTTCTCAAAGAGTTCTGA
- a CDS encoding GTPase, translating into MAIDPEKFRQFRENIDQVTEMAPGSSNMNKALVDTAFGDALRETEELIDESRPPRIYVFGRSGAGKSSLINALANKNVAEVGDIEPTTVESELYHIEFPDRYATWDVIDSRGLFESVTPDGDVPADTKEFMKEDLQEYRPDILIHVMTPDQVRAGKEDFETVKNLRDDLGNLFPPVVYCLNKVDQHASPGEWPPEESEILAGAVKENLDFVSKVLNEEKKEAFNENRPLYGYKFDSDDHIGVVPVHMKRKEDYWNVETFSWLVGDFLPTDARLQFIQAQQRTELMRDLSRDVTNRFAVAGGIVGAAPTSYADLPPLTAGQLILVALIGGFSCNEMEKETVREYVSSLGTTGLAGLGFRELARGLVQFVPGYGQAVSGAVAGAGTYAVGRSSEKYFFDDEEVQPSAFKSAGRKILEDKDLSTDD; encoded by the coding sequence ATGGCCATTGATCCAGAGAAGTTCCGACAATTCCGAGAGAATATTGACCAAGTTACGGAGATGGCTCCTGGAAGTAGTAATATGAATAAAGCCCTAGTTGATACGGCCTTTGGGGACGCATTGCGTGAAACTGAAGAGCTGATTGATGAATCTCGTCCACCACGAATATACGTATTTGGGCGCTCCGGTGCTGGAAAATCCTCTCTAATCAATGCACTTGCTAACAAGAACGTGGCAGAAGTGGGCGACATTGAGCCGACAACTGTAGAATCAGAGCTTTATCATATTGAATTCCCAGACCGCTATGCTACGTGGGATGTTATTGACTCTCGGGGGCTATTCGAAAGCGTAACTCCGGATGGTGATGTTCCTGCTGATACTAAGGAATTTATGAAAGAGGATTTGCAGGAGTACCGTCCTGATATTTTAATCCACGTTATGACGCCCGATCAAGTACGCGCAGGCAAGGAAGACTTTGAAACAGTGAAGAATCTAAGGGACGACCTCGGTAATCTCTTCCCTCCGGTAGTGTATTGTTTAAACAAGGTCGATCAACATGCAAGTCCGGGTGAATGGCCGCCAGAGGAGTCTGAGATACTCGCCGGAGCCGTCAAAGAAAACTTAGACTTCGTTTCAAAAGTCCTCAATGAAGAGAAGAAAGAAGCATTCAATGAGAACCGACCCCTCTATGGATACAAATTCGATTCTGATGACCACATAGGCGTAGTACCTGTTCATATGAAAAGAAAAGAAGATTATTGGAACGTCGAAACGTTCTCGTGGCTGGTTGGAGATTTTTTGCCGACTGATGCTCGACTTCAATTCATCCAAGCACAGCAGAGAACAGAGCTGATGAGAGATCTGTCCAGAGATGTAACAAATAGATTTGCAGTTGCAGGAGGGATAGTTGGAGCGGCCCCAACGTCGTATGCAGATTTGCCTCCATTAACAGCAGGACAATTGATACTTGTTGCGTTGATTGGGGGTTTCTCTTGTAATGAAATGGAGAAAGAGACTGTACGGGAATACGTGTCTTCATTAGGAACCACAGGGTTAGCTGGTCTCGGATTTAGGGAGTTGGCCAGGGGTCTTGTTCAGTTTGTTCCTGGATATGGACAAGCTGTTTCTGGTGCTGTGGCTGGTGCAGGAACCTATGCGGTTGGCAGATCATCTGAAAAGTATTTTTTCGATGATGAGGAAGTACAGCCGTCAGCTTTCAAATCTGCGGGCAGAAAGATACTGGAAGATAAGGATTTATCTACTGATGACTGA
- a CDS encoding transglutaminase-like domain-containing protein, with protein sequence MNRRQLLSGVGTLGITSIAGCGETSSGSEAEPAREPEPETEPETEPAREPEPETESETESDRELEPETESDPVEEEPTEEQANLEYLHGITGFTWPSDTEGNHTRRYEWNAAGYEWWYEMAISRSLGAYYKNRYSRGRNYDMYITDAYGKPYIKDLANDFEQMADSNGLSEAEKVNLVIRFVQQMKYTKDEVTSSFDQYSQYPVETLIERGGDCEDSAFLLSALLTEMGYGCVLLHLPDTEPVAHMAMGAKGGSSLPGTYYEYNGERYYYIEGTDEYAVGEMPDWGGSTKADIIPVKSAYPTLVYGYSTEVTDLNEIAVDVEITNWGDASARNTVFGAGFEGKNGVIHAESSLDIGNLNSEQSTEERLYLSPPDDKKLRLLTFVEAEEEIHDISRSKWQYPIE encoded by the coding sequence GTGAACCGTCGTCAACTATTGTCCGGAGTAGGGACACTTGGTATTACATCTATAGCAGGCTGCGGAGAAACTTCTAGTGGTTCTGAGGCAGAACCCGCCAGAGAGCCAGAACCGGAAACAGAGCCTGAGACAGAACCCGCCAGAGAGCCAGAACCGGAAACAGAGTCTGAGACAGAATCCGACAGAGAACTAGAACCGGAAACAGAGTCTGACCCTGTTGAAGAAGAGCCTACTGAAGAACAGGCGAATTTGGAGTATCTACATGGAATAACTGGGTTCACATGGCCATCTGATACAGAGGGTAATCACACCCGGCGATACGAGTGGAATGCCGCTGGATATGAGTGGTGGTATGAAATGGCGATCTCCAGATCACTTGGTGCATATTATAAAAATCGGTATAGTCGAGGTCGAAACTATGATATGTATATTACTGATGCATACGGGAAACCATATATAAAGGATTTAGCCAATGATTTTGAGCAAATGGCCGACAGTAATGGTTTATCTGAAGCAGAAAAAGTGAATTTAGTTATTAGATTTGTCCAACAGATGAAATACACAAAGGATGAGGTTACTAGCAGTTTTGACCAATATTCTCAATACCCTGTTGAGACGCTTATTGAACGGGGTGGTGACTGTGAAGACTCTGCATTTTTATTGTCCGCCCTTTTAACGGAGATGGGCTACGGTTGTGTACTGCTTCATTTACCCGATACCGAACCAGTGGCTCATATGGCAATGGGTGCCAAAGGTGGCTCCTCATTACCAGGAACATATTATGAATACAACGGGGAGCGTTATTACTATATTGAGGGGACAGATGAGTATGCTGTCGGAGAAATGCCCGACTGGGGTGGGAGTACGAAGGCAGACATCATTCCAGTCAAAAGTGCCTATCCAACATTAGTATACGGCTACAGCACTGAGGTGACTGATTTGAATGAAATTGCTGTTGACGTAGAAATCACAAATTGGGGTGATGCTAGCGCTCGAAACACAGTATTCGGTGCCGGGTTCGAAGGTAAAAACGGGGTGATTCATGCAGAAAGTTCTTTAGATATTGGGAATCTCAACAGTGAACAATCTACAGAAGAGCGGCTGTACTTGTCGCCTCCCGATGACAAAAAATTACGACTGTTAACCTTCGTGGAAGCTGAGGAAGAAATTCACGATATATCTCGGAGTAAGTGGCAGTATCCAATAGAGTAG